A section of the Desulfovibrio sp. Huiquan2017 genome encodes:
- the ychF gene encoding redox-regulated ATPase YchF: MSLSIGIVGLPNVGKSTLFNALTKAQNAESANYAFCTIEPNKAVVPVPDRRLTVLADLVNPQRVMNSTVDFVDIAGLVAGASKGEGLGNKFLANIRETQAILHVVRCFDDDDVIHVANSVDPLRDIDIIETELILADVQVLENRIERMEKMLKGDKTLAPKIEAAKQLMAHLDQGLPAATFESDLKALPELLGELRLITAKNVIYCANVDEDGLTEDNDYIRAVRGLAEKRGAEFVKISARMEEELVGLEDADYQEFLESYGIAESGLDQIIRTGFHSLGLISYFTAGEKEVRAWTIHDGDKAPRAAGVIHTDFERGFIRAEVISYDNFVKHGSEAKCRSEGVLRVEGKEYVMKDGDVVHFLFNV, from the coding sequence ATGTCGCTGAGTATAGGTATTGTCGGATTGCCCAATGTGGGCAAGTCCACGTTGTTCAATGCGCTGACCAAGGCCCAGAACGCCGAGAGCGCGAACTATGCGTTTTGCACCATCGAGCCGAACAAGGCGGTGGTGCCGGTGCCGGACCGTCGGCTGACGGTGCTGGCCGATTTGGTCAATCCCCAGCGGGTGATGAATTCCACAGTGGATTTTGTGGACATCGCCGGGCTGGTGGCCGGGGCGAGCAAGGGCGAAGGGCTGGGCAACAAGTTTCTGGCCAATATCCGCGAGACCCAGGCCATCCTGCACGTGGTCCGCTGTTTCGACGATGACGACGTCATCCACGTGGCCAATTCCGTGGATCCCCTGCGCGACATCGATATCATCGAGACCGAGCTTATCCTGGCCGACGTCCAGGTGCTGGAGAACCGTATCGAGCGCATGGAAAAGATGCTCAAGGGCGACAAGACCCTGGCCCCGAAGATCGAGGCCGCCAAGCAGCTCATGGCTCACCTGGACCAGGGGCTTCCGGCCGCCACCTTTGAGAGCGATCTGAAGGCCCTGCCCGAGCTGCTCGGCGAATTGCGACTGATTACCGCCAAGAACGTGATCTACTGCGCCAACGTCGATGAGGACGGCCTGACCGAGGACAACGACTACATTCGGGCGGTGCGCGGTCTGGCCGAGAAGCGTGGTGCGGAGTTCGTCAAGATTTCCGCTCGGATGGAAGAGGAGCTTGTGGGGCTTGAGGACGCGGACTATCAGGAGTTCCTGGAGTCCTACGGCATCGCCGAGTCCGGCCTGGACCAGATTATCCGCACCGGGTTCCACTCCCTTGGCCTGATCAGCTATTTCACCGCCGGGGAAAAGGAGGTCCGCGCCTGGACCATCCACGACGGCGACAAGGCCCCCCGCGCCGCGGGCGTCATCCATACCGATTTCGAGCGCGGCTTCATTCGAGCCGAGGTCATTTCCTACGACAACTTCGTCAAGCACGGCTCCGAGGCCAAATGCCGCAGCGAAGGCGTGCTCCGCGTCGAAGGCAAGGAGTACGTCATGAAGGACGGCGACGTGGTCCACTTCCTGTTCAACGTCTAG